The genomic region ATATTCCTATTTTAGAACATTCTATAATTTGTAATGGATTACGTATTGAGGCTGCTAAAATTTTTGTATCAAAATGGTAATTATTATAGATATTTTTAATTTCCTTTATTAAATTTAATCCATTATATGATAAATCTTCTAATCTTCCTAAAAATGGAGAAATATAATTAGATCCTGCCTTTGCAGCTAAAATAGCTTGACCAGAGGAAAATACTAAAGTACAATTAGTTTTAATATTTTTTTTTGATAAATATTTTATTGCTTTAATTCCATCTTTAATCATCGGAATTTTTACTACTATTTTTGGATGTAAAAGTGAAATTTTTTCACCTTCTTGAATCATATCTATATAATTTGTACTTATTAATTCTGCACTTACATCTCCTTCCTCATCATCTAATAATTGACAAATAGATATATAATGATTATTAATCTTATTTTTTGGAATAAATTCTTTTGATATTAAAGTAGGATTTGTTGTTACACCATCTAATACCCCTAATTTTTTTGCCTGTTTTATTTCTTTTAAATTAGCTGTATCTATAAAAAATTTCATATATTTTTAATAAGTAATAAAAACAAATTTATAAAAAATTAAGAATAAAAATTTGTAAATTTATATTTATCAAAAATTATAATTATGAATTTTGATGTTATTGTTTTAGGTAGTGGCCCAGGTGGTTATATTGCCTCTATACGATCTGCACAACTTGGAATGAAAACTGCTGTAATAGAAAAAGATTCTTTAGGTGGTGTATGTTTAAATTGGGGGTGTATTCCAACAAAATCTATTTTAAATAGTGCTAAAATTTTACAAGAAATAAAAAAAAATAAAAAATTATTTGGTATAAATCAAATAAAAGTTGACTTTTCTCAAATACTTTCTAAAAGTAGAAATATCGTAGATAAAATGAGAAAAAGAATTTCATTTTTAATGAAAAAAAATGGAATACATGTTATTCATGGAGAAGCAAAATTAAAAAAAGGAAAAAAAATTGAAATTTTTAGAGATAAACAAAAAATTGGGGAATGTTATGCTTCACATATTATTATAGCTACAGGTGGGAAACCCAAAATTGAAAAAAAATTTCAACAAAATCCCAAAAAAATAATAGGATATAAAGAAGCATTATCTCTTTCAAAATTACCTAAAAAAATGATTATTATCGGTTCCGGTTCTATTGGATTGGAATTTTCTTATTTTTATCATTCTATGGGAACAGAAGTTATCCTTATAGAGCTTTTTCCTAAACTTTTTCCAAGTGGAGATGAAGAAATATCTGATCAAATAAAATTTATTTTTGATAAGATAGGAATTAAAAGTTATGTTTCATCTTTTATAAAAAAAATAAATTATACTGATAAAGGAATTATAGTTGATATTAAAAATTCTAAAAAAAATATTACTATAGAAGCAGAAATAGTACTTTCTGCAATTGGAACTATTCCAAATATTAATATAGGATTAGAAGAAATTGGAATTAAAACTAAAGATGGTTTTATAGTAGTAGATGAAAAATATAGAACAAATATAGAAGGTTATTATGCTATTGGAGATGTAATTGAAGGACCATCATTAGCACATGTAGCTTCGAATGAAGCAATTTCATGTATTGAAAATATCAAAGAATTAAATCCTCAAAAAATAGATTATGGAAATATTCCAAAATGTGTTTATTGTTCTCCAGAAATTGCATCAGTAGGTTATACTGAAAAACAAGCTAAAGAAAAAGGATATAAAATTAAAGTTGGAAAATTTCCTTTTCATTCTATTGGAAAATCAATTTGTGATGAAAATATTGAAGGTTTTGTTAAAGTTATTTTTGACGAAAAATATGATGAATGGTTAGGTTGTCATATGAT from Blattabacterium sp. (Cryptocercus punctulatus) str. Cpu harbors:
- the fsa gene encoding fructose-6-phosphate aldolase, with the translated sequence MKFFIDTANLKEIKQAKKLGVLDGVTTNPTLISKEFIPKNKINNHYISICQLLDDEEGDVSAELISTNYIDMIQEGEKISLLHPKIVVKIPMIKDGIKAIKYLSKKNIKTNCTLVFSSGQAILAAKAGSNYISPFLGRLEDLSYNGLNLIKEIKNIYNNYHFDTKILAASIRNPLQIIECSKIGIYAVTSPLKIILSLFNHPLTKIGLKKFLEDYENIIN
- the lpdA gene encoding dihydrolipoyl dehydrogenase yields the protein MNFDVIVLGSGPGGYIASIRSAQLGMKTAVIEKDSLGGVCLNWGCIPTKSILNSAKILQEIKKNKKLFGINQIKVDFSQILSKSRNIVDKMRKRISFLMKKNGIHVIHGEAKLKKGKKIEIFRDKQKIGECYASHIIIATGGKPKIEKKFQQNPKKIIGYKEALSLSKLPKKMIIIGSGSIGLEFSYFYHSMGTEVILIELFPKLFPSGDEEISDQIKFIFDKIGIKSYVSSFIKKINYTDKGIIVDIKNSKKNITIEAEIVLSAIGTIPNINIGLEEIGIKTKDGFIVVDEKYRTNIEGYYAIGDVIEGPSLAHVASNEAISCIENIKELNPQKIDYGNIPKCVYCSPEIASVGYTEKQAKEKGYKIKVGKFPFHSIGKSICDENIEGFVKVIFDEKYDEWLGCHMIGNNVSELISEVVVARKLEATNYEIMGSIHPHPSLSESILESIFHAYGKSIHL